The sequence TTGCGAAGATACTCTCCAACACCGGACTTCAGTATCTTCCTGCGGTATTTGGTCGATATGACTATGTGGTAACCCGTGTAGTAGACTGCATGCGCTTGTTTGCGATACTCCATCCACGTATTCTAACCGAAGACAGCGGGTACTTTCATCTACGGGCTTACGCCCGCAGAATTACGAATGAATATTAAATTTTTACGAGGTTTATTATTACAGACACAGGACCTTCAATGGACAGCAGTGTAAAAAACCAGATTCGCACTATCGTAGGTAAGGAACACTGTTCCGACAGGAAAGAGGACCTTTTCCTCTACTCCTACGATGCCATGAACAGACGGTATCTACCCGACATGGTGGCCCACCCCTCTTCTGCGCAGGAGATCTCGCGCCTGATCAACCTTGCTAATGAGAAGCTCTTCGCCATCGTTCCCAGGGGGGCTGGAACCGGCCTTACAGGAGGATCCCTGGCCGTGGACGGCGGTCTTGTTATTACGACCAGCAGGATGAACAGGATCCTGGAGATCGACCCGGAAAATCAGACAGCCTGGGTCGAGGCAGGGGTGTTTAACGGAGATCTTCAGTCAGCGGCCGCCGCGCACGGTCTCTTTTTTCCGCCGGATCCTGCGAGCATGGACTTTTCCACCCTCGGGGGGAATGCGGCCGAAAACGCCGGCGGGGCCCGAGCGGTCAAGTACGGTGTAACCAGGGATTATGTCATGGCTCTGGAGGTGGTTATGCCCACCGGCGAGATCGTCCACACCGGTTCCGCCGCCATCAAGAGCGTGACTGGCTATGATCTTACCAGGCTTATCGTGGGATCCGAGGGGACGTTGGGTGTCATCACACGACTCTGTCTGAAGCTGATCCCCATTCCGGAAGCAGTGGGGACGATGCTGGCAGCCTTCCCCGAAATAAACACGGCAGCCAAGGCTGTGGCCATGATCATGTCCAGCCGGGTCACTCCGTCCACACTGGAGTTTATGGACCGAACCGCGGTAGAGTGCGTTAAGGAGTATCTCCAGGACGATATCCCCCCAGATGTGGCGGCCCTCCTCCTCATAGAGGTGGATGGCAGCCCCTCTGTTGTGGAGGCGGATTCCAAGGTTCTTGAAAAAAAGTGTCTTGAGGCTGGAGCGCGGTATGTGCAGTCCGCCCGGGAATCTGAGGAAAGGGAAGCGCTCTGGACAGCAAGACGGTCTCTGTCACCTGCCATCATGAAGATCCGGCCCCTGAAGATAAACGAGGATGTGGCTGTTCCCCGCATGAAGATTCCCGACCTCATAACCGGGATCGAGGAACTTGCCCGAAAGCACCGCCTTACGATCGTTAATTTCGGGCATGCCGGTGATGGCAACGTCCACGTTAACTTTCTCCTGGACCCTGAGGACAAGGAGGAAGTGTCTCGTGCGGATCACTGCGTCAAGGAACTTTTTCAACTCGTTATAGCCCTGGGAGGAACCCTTTCCGGAGAACACGGGATAGGGATAGCCAAGGCACCCTATCTTGATATCGAACTGGAATCCTCCGCCACGGATGTCATGAAGAAGATCAAGCATGCTCTCGACCCCAACAACATTCTGAACCCCCACAAGACTTTTGATTACGACAAGACAAGCCTTGAAAGGGAACTCTCCCCTCACAATGGATAAAGATCAGACCAGACAACTCAAGAGACAGTGCGTCAAGTGCGGGAAGTGCCAGACGGTGTGCCCCCTTTTTTCAGTTCGGCCGATTGAGGCTTCCGCCGCCAGGGGAAAAATGGCCCTGGCTGAAGCTGTCACCCAGGGACACCTTGATGAATCCGATACCTACCGTAACTACCTGGAAACCTGCCTCCTGTGCGGCGCCTGCGAGGAAATTTGTCCCAACAAGGTCCAGACTCTGTCCGCCATGCTCGGTGCAAGGGAAAGGCTGGTTGCCAACGGGAGAAGCAAGTCAGGGAAAAAACTGATCCTTGAAAATGTTGTAGGTCGTCCTCGCCTGCTTGACCTTGCAATGAGACTTGGCAGGAACTTCCTGGGCCTTGCTTTTAGAAGGATCCCCGCCGAGAGTGGGATCAGGCGAAGGTTCCCGCTTCCCCTTATCACCCGTGACCGGACTCTTCCCAGCCTGGCCGACAACTTTTTCACAGACCGGTACAAGGGACAGGTGAACTCCGGATCAGGGCCAAAGGTGGGGATCTTCCCTGGCTGCATGACCAACTATTTCTATCCCGGGACAGCCGAGGGAATAATAGGGCTTCTAAAAAAACTGGGAGCCTCTGTATACGTTCCTGAAGGTCAGGTCTGTTGCGGTATGCCGGCGCTGACGGGCGGGGCCAGGGAGGTTGTCAGGAAACTTGCATGTCAGAACCTGGAGGCCTTCGAGAAATACGAACTGGATGCTATTGTCACCGGCTGCGCCTCTTGTGGGGGCAATCTCAAGGAAAACTACGGTGGACTTCTCCGGGAAGCTGGTGTCGAAGATCAGCGCATCGAGGAGTTTACCTCCAAAGTGTTTGACATTAACGAGTACCTGTTTCGCCACAGAGCACCTGATCCCCGGGAAGGTACGGTCCAGAAGGAAGAGGGAGGCAAGGAAGAGCTGATCGTAACCTACCACCACCCATGCCATCTCCATAGAGTACAGGGAGTGAAAGCTGAGCCCATTGCTCTGATCCAGTCGACTCCAGGTGTCAGGTATGTCCCCATGGCAGATGATCAACGGTGCTGCGGAATGGGCGGGTCCTTCAGCCTGGAGCATTATGATATGGCAAAGGAGGTGAACGACCAGAAGGTGGCCAGGATCATCGAGACTGGAGCTGATGCCGTAGTGACCTCTTGCCCTGCCTGTATTATGCATATACGCGATGGTTTAAGCCGGAACCAAAGAGGGGACATCGAGGTCCTTCACCTTACGGAACTGCTTCAGCGGTATGACTGTGAAAAGCAGGAGGCAGGAAAGGCTTTGGACTCGGGGACACGGGGGCTGAAGACCGGAACATATGACGCAGAACACAGAACGCAGAATATAATCAGAGGCTTAAAGCCGGCAGATAAGAGAGACTATCTACTCCTTTTTGAAATTTGAAATTGAACCTTCTGGATCAAGGATTGAGTATGGGATCTGAGATGTAAGATTTGAGATCGATAACCGTTCACCTTTTACTGAAAACGCTTTTAAATTAAATTTACAACCTGGAAGATTGATGACTTCGCAAAAAGTCATCAATGCGCCCCGCGCGGGGCGCCCAAATCAATGACTCCGGATATCAGTCATTGAATTGTCATACCAATCTGCAAAACCTGCAAATCCTGTTTATTTTCACCCCTGGAAGCCTTTTGAAAATGAGAACCCTTTCCTTTTGGGAGTTTAAATATTTTACCGGGTTGCCATGCACCTACCAGTAAGGTACACTTACACTGCTAGCCTGAAAAACGTTGCCAATCAAGCGGAAACAGCATATCTGCGAACCAGCCAGAGATGAAACGATGGGGGGGTCCACGTTTCCATATTTAGCGTTGACAGTCGGGGCATACTTAAAGTATGTTTTGGTCTGACCACCATACCATATGCTGATCAGACCTGCGGAGAATCTGGTCTGACCAGCGGCCCATTGGACAACCCGAAAGATGTCGAAAGATGTCTAACCAGACAAGCGGGAATGAACCCATGAGCAAGGACGGTAGAGTTGATTCATACGGGATTCATGATTCTCGTGCATCTATGAAAAAGGGATCAAAAGGACCGAAAAAGGTCAAAAAAACCTCAGCAAGTAATGCCGTGTTTACACCCAAAGACGAGCTTGATAGTCAAATTCGCGAAGAAAAAATACGGGAAGAAAAAAGACCTGAAGAAACTCCACAGAGGGTAAGACCTGGAAAAGAGTTCTCCCTTCGGGTGACCAAGGCCTTTATAGATGATGAAGGTAAGGGACTTGCCCGGATCGACACAGGGCTCCTCCAGCAGCTCGGCGCCATGCCGGGAGAAGTTCTGCAGATCACCGGCCGCCGTTCCACGGTAGCTCGCGCCGCTCAACTCACCGCTAATTACACCGGCCAGGAACTCATTCAGATAGACGGGATCACCCGTGATAACGCCCAGGTCTCCATCGACGAATGGGTTACTGTCTCAAAGGTGCCTTTCAAGGGAGCCGATACGCTTCTCCTTGCTCCCGTAGAAGCCGGCGCTGCCATTCCCAAGGATGAGGAGCTTGCCCATATTCGCCACCTCCTCTCCGGTCTTCATGTGGTTGTGGGGGACAGAGTCCAGATCGTTTTCTTCGGAACCAGACCCCAGTTTTTTATCGTTGAGGGGATGAGCCCCAGGGGCTGTGTGCGGGTAAACGCAAACACCACCCTCTCCTTTAGAACTTCCGATTTCTCTCAGGAGAAATCGTCACGCACATCCTATGAGGACATAGGAGGCCTGGACGTAGAGCTGAGCCACGTCCGGGAAATGATAGAACTTCCGTTGAAGTTTCCTGAACTGTTCGGGGATCTGGGGATCGACCCACCCAAAGGGGTCTTGCTTTCGGGACCGCCAGGAACGGGAAAAACCCTCCTGGCGCGTACTATTTCCAGCGAGGTCAGGGCCCATTTCATCCATGTCAACGGCCCCGAGGTTATCCACAAATTCTACGGGGAGAGCGAAGCCAAGCTCAGACAGATTTTCGAGGAGGCCCGTAAGAACGCACCGAGCATCATCTTTCTGGATGAGATAGACGCCCTTGCTCCCAAAAGGGCGCAGGTCATAGGAGATGTGGAAAAGCGCGTTGTGGCCCAGCTCCTTGCTCTCATGGATGGTGTGAAGTCCAGGGGCGAGGTCGTCATTATCGGCGCTACGAACATGCCTGAACTTCTCGACCCGGCGCTTAGGCGACCGGGTCGTTTTGATCGTGAGATAACCATCGGCTCTCCCAGCAGGGAAGGCCGCAAGCAGATCCTGAAGATACACTCCAGGACCATGCCTCTAGCCGAGGATGTGGACCTGGACCAACTGGCCGAGATATGCAACGGGTACGTGGGTGCGGACATAGCGGCCTTGTGCAAAGAGGCGGGCATGGCGACGCTGCGCCGGATCATGCCCGCCATCAAGTTCCAGCTGGACGAGAAGCCTATACTGAAGGAAGGGGCCGTGATCAAGGTTACCGCCGCCGATTTCGTCGAGGCTTACAAGACCGTGCAGCCCACCTCAACCAGGGAGTTCCATATAGAGAGGGCAAACTTCGCCTTTGACGACGTGGGGGGCCTGGATGAGATCAAGAAAAACCTCCTTTCCATTGCCCAGTTCCCGAAACGCGATCTGCCAATCTTCGCCAACACCCGACTGAGCCCCCCCAAAGGAGTCCTTCTTTCCGGGCCTTCCGGGACTGGTAAGACACTGATGGCCAGGGCCCTGTCGGGCCAGACCGGTATGACTCTCATTGTTGTGGACCCTCCGACCCTCCTTTCCAAATGGGTAGGTGAAACTGAAAAGGGACTCAAGGAGGTCTTCAAACGAGCCAAACAGGCCTCACCATGTATCCTGCTCATTGACGAAATTGAGGCCATCGCCCCGGCACGTACCGCTGAAGACGCAGGCGAGGTTTCCCAGCGCATCGTGAGCCAACTCTTCAGGGAACTGGATGAACTGCATGGATCACTGGGTGTCCTGGTAGTGGCAGCGACCAACCGAATTGATCTCATGGAACCTGCTCTTCTCAGAGCGGGACGTTTTGACTACATCATTGACTTCCCCAGGCCTTCAAGGGAAGAGAGGGTGCAGATTCTGGATATTTATCTCAAAGACATGCCCCTCGACCCCAAGGTTGACCTCGGACACCTCGCAGATCTGGGCGAAGGATGGTCTGGTGCAGACATCGAGGCCATGTGTAAAAAGGCGGTCATGTTTGCTCTGGACGAATGCCTCACCAGCAGTGAAAAGCCGGATCTTAATAAGTGCGTCATTGGCCCCGCTCATTT is a genomic window of bacterium containing:
- a CDS encoding (Fe-S)-binding protein, producing the protein MDKDQTRQLKRQCVKCGKCQTVCPLFSVRPIEASAARGKMALAEAVTQGHLDESDTYRNYLETCLLCGACEEICPNKVQTLSAMLGARERLVANGRSKSGKKLILENVVGRPRLLDLAMRLGRNFLGLAFRRIPAESGIRRRFPLPLITRDRTLPSLADNFFTDRYKGQVNSGSGPKVGIFPGCMTNYFYPGTAEGIIGLLKKLGASVYVPEGQVCCGMPALTGGAREVVRKLACQNLEAFEKYELDAIVTGCASCGGNLKENYGGLLREAGVEDQRIEEFTSKVFDINEYLFRHRAPDPREGTVQKEEGGKEELIVTYHHPCHLHRVQGVKAEPIALIQSTPGVRYVPMADDQRCCGMGGSFSLEHYDMAKEVNDQKVARIIETGADAVVTSCPACIMHIRDGLSRNQRGDIEVLHLTELLQRYDCEKQEAGKALDSGTRGLKTGTYDAEHRTQNIIRGLKPADKRDYLLLFEI
- a CDS encoding AAA family ATPase — protein: MFTPKDELDSQIREEKIREEKRPEETPQRVRPGKEFSLRVTKAFIDDEGKGLARIDTGLLQQLGAMPGEVLQITGRRSTVARAAQLTANYTGQELIQIDGITRDNAQVSIDEWVTVSKVPFKGADTLLLAPVEAGAAIPKDEELAHIRHLLSGLHVVVGDRVQIVFFGTRPQFFIVEGMSPRGCVRVNANTTLSFRTSDFSQEKSSRTSYEDIGGLDVELSHVREMIELPLKFPELFGDLGIDPPKGVLLSGPPGTGKTLLARTISSEVRAHFIHVNGPEVIHKFYGESEAKLRQIFEEARKNAPSIIFLDEIDALAPKRAQVIGDVEKRVVAQLLALMDGVKSRGEVVIIGATNMPELLDPALRRPGRFDREITIGSPSREGRKQILKIHSRTMPLAEDVDLDQLAEICNGYVGADIAALCKEAGMATLRRIMPAIKFQLDEKPILKEGAVIKVTAADFVEAYKTVQPTSTREFHIERANFAFDDVGGLDEIKKNLLSIAQFPKRDLPIFANTRLSPPKGVLLSGPSGTGKTLMARALSGQTGMTLIVVDPPTLLSKWVGETEKGLKEVFKRAKQASPCILLIDEIEAIAPARTAEDAGEVSQRIVSQLFRELDELHGSLGVLVVAATNRIDLMEPALLRAGRFDYIIDFPRPSREERVQILDIYLKDMPLDPKVDLGHLADLGEGWSGADIEAMCKKAVMFALDECLTSSEKPDLNKCVIGPAHFEQAAVQSHVSNDSPPAVRH
- a CDS encoding FAD-linked oxidase C-terminal domain-containing protein, which encodes MDSSVKNQIRTIVGKEHCSDRKEDLFLYSYDAMNRRYLPDMVAHPSSAQEISRLINLANEKLFAIVPRGAGTGLTGGSLAVDGGLVITTSRMNRILEIDPENQTAWVEAGVFNGDLQSAAAAHGLFFPPDPASMDFSTLGGNAAENAGGARAVKYGVTRDYVMALEVVMPTGEIVHTGSAAIKSVTGYDLTRLIVGSEGTLGVITRLCLKLIPIPEAVGTMLAAFPEINTAAKAVAMIMSSRVTPSTLEFMDRTAVECVKEYLQDDIPPDVAALLLIEVDGSPSVVEADSKVLEKKCLEAGARYVQSARESEEREALWTARRSLSPAIMKIRPLKINEDVAVPRMKIPDLITGIEELARKHRLTIVNFGHAGDGNVHVNFLLDPEDKEEVSRADHCVKELFQLVIALGGTLSGEHGIGIAKAPYLDIELESSATDVMKKIKHALDPNNILNPHKTFDYDKTSLERELSPHNG